A segment of the Fibrobacter sp. UWR4 genome:
GAACAATCGGCCGAGAAAACGACTTGGATTTCTCACCCCATTAGAGTATATTTCTAGGCAAGTTAAACAAATTTACTTGGCGACTTAAATTCGCCTTTTGAGTTATATGTGCATTATAGAGTAACGCACAAGCCTGCTGGTAGCCATCTCCCAAAAAATCATCCCACTTTATCTTAGAATCAATTCCAAAATCTTCTTTTAGATAAAAATTGATTGTTTTATAAGAAACTTCATCAACCTTCGGCAAAACAACCAAACATTCCTCTAACTTTTCTTGGCTAATTTTTCGAAATAGTCTTAAATTGTAAAGATGTCTACTCAACACAATCTTCAGTATTTCTGAACTTCTTCTTGCATAATACGAAAGCAAATCGCCGAATTTTTCATTTTCGACAACGTTAGAATTGATTAATGGAATCGCAAATAACATCATTGTTACTTCCGTCTCATGCGAAAGGTAAGAAATAAAACGATTGTCGTTTAGCGTGGATAAAAATGTATATATGCCAAATTTTGCAAAAGACTTACACGACTTCAACTGTCTTACGGCATATTCTCCAAGTTCTGAACAATCAAAATTTTCACTTATTTCAGCAAGAAGCATCCATAATTCGTATTCAACAAACTCATATGGAACAGTTTTTAGAATTTGATCCTTTACAAAGGGATAAATCAGATCTATATCACTAACGATGAAACGCTTTAGGTATATACAGAATTCTTCTACAAATTCGTAATGATTTCTGAATTCTTGAAATACGACATCCAATAAGATTGATGAATTTTGATACACCTTCAAAATGTATCGAATTTTTGAACTATCAAAAGATTCTTTAAGAAAAGCCTTATTTACTAGAGAAAGAGTTTCTTCTGGCGAACTAAAAACATTCTCTTTTTCTTGATTTGACAAACTAGGAGCTTTTCCGATTGCGTCTTCTACAGATTTAGATTCGGTGATTTCAAACTTTCCAACTTGAGGAACTAAACCGTATTCTTTACATTTTATTTCAAGTAAAACAATTGCTTTTTGAACTTCTTCTAATGTTTTTCCTTGAATAACAAAATCATCAACATATCTTGAATACGTAATTTTATTTTTTTCAAGGAATTTATCTATTGGCGATAAAAACAATTCACCAAATATGGCAGAAGACATCGGCCCTTGGGGTATTCCGTGATGATGTTGTTTCAAAGAATCATCAGATTTATTACTCCAACGTTCTAAGCATTCTTCCAACTGTTTACGAATACCCGTATTCCCACTTTCATCTTTTTCTTTAAAAGAACTGTTTAATAAGGAATTATGATCAATAGTGTCATAGTAAGCAGCCAAATCAAAATGGGCTGTAATCTTTAAACCTGCATTAAAATTTTTCGCAATATTATTCTTATATGCCTGATAGCCTATTTTCCATTTTTCAAATAAGAAAATATTGTCCTTATATTCTTTATTGAAAAGATGACTAAAAATGAATGTGCGCTCAAGAGGTTCTCTTTTTTTTGCAAAGTCAGGAACAATAATATTTGCAAGAGCTTGATATACAATCAAATCTTCAATATCTAAAAGCGAAAACATTCTTTGCAAACCAGACTGTTTCGGTTTGTAAAATTTAAATGATTTTGATGGCTTATAGGATCGATTTTTTAAGCGTTCTGAAAGGCGCTTGAGATTTTCATCCGCGTCATAATCATAATATGTAAAAAGTGCTCGATATAGATTTTTATAACCTATATCTTCACTATTCGCATATATACGATTCCATGCTAATTGAAGATTTTCTATAGAACAAAATTTTTCATATCTTTTATCAGCAACTGATTTTGCTTTCGATTTTGCCATTTAGAATACCAACCCTCATAATTCTAAAGACTTTCACCGGACATCAGTTTTGGGAGAAGGGTGTCGCGGAGGATAGTTAGGCGTTGGTTTTCTTCTTGAATCATTTTCATTTCCTGAAATAGTGAATCAGTTTTTGCATGATATGCTTGAATTTTATCTAAATCAGAGTGAACTAACATTTCCTTGATAATTAACTGACTAATATTTTGCTGTGCAGAACCAACAGCCATATTTATTAGTTCTTGTTTATGCATTTTTGTGTACATAAACAAATAGGTGTATGGATATTTTTCATTTTCAACGAGGGCGCAAATAGCCTGGTTACAAGTCATTTCTTTTGAAATGATGCCGTATTCACCTACAGTAGCACCATACATGGCTATCATCACAGAGTTTGCAGGAATTTTTTTTGCGGCAGATTTATTTAGAGCAACTTCTGTAATTTTTTCTTCTGTATCTAAAATAAATGAACCTAGAAGTTCCTTTGATTTCACCCAACATATAGAACCATTCGTGTAAAAAGAAGATTCTTTTCGATTCGGAGTTCCTCCAGAAGTTGTAATCACAACAGATCCTAGCGGAACATCAGGTTCTTCTATAAACATTTCCGAGTACAATAACTGGGCTTGTTTCTCTAAATTATCGTTTATCTTATTGTTGAGTTCGATTTTGTCGTCGAGGCTGCTGAGGATGCCAGCGATTCGCTTTTGTTCTTCTAGTGGGGGTAATGAAAGTTCTGTTTTTTCAAACAAATCCTTCGTAATGTGTTGCATCACACTGCCATTTGTTTTACCCAAAAGTCTCGGTGTAACATATTTCAAGTAGAAGTAAAAAAACTTCTTATCTAAGACATCTTCTTTTGGAAGTAATTTCCATATATGATAATGAAAAATTGTTTTGCCTTCTTTCCAAATGTAAGAGTCAAAACTACATGCCCATGCGTAAAGCAAATCACCATCAAAGCAATATTTATTCTCTTCAAGTTCCATGTCAGAATAATAGAACTTGTCTCCACCAACTAAATTTCCAACACGGAGTACTTTGTATTTCCCAGAATTTAACAATTCAGGTTGAGAATAAGCTCGTCCATTAAGAACTATACAAACATCTCCTAACCTTACTTCTTTCCACTCAACTTGACTCATACTCTTCTTGTCTCTTTTTAAGGTTTGTTCTCCAGCGATGCGGTTCTTTCCTGCTTCGGGGTATTAGGGGTGTCCCCTAGGAGAGGGGGTAGCGGAAGACGCATTAGCGGCTGGAGCGAGGGGGATTCCTCCCCCACTAAATCTTAAATCCGAGGCCCTCCAGGTTTTTCTTGATTTGCTTTTCGAGGTCGTGGCTCTTTGCGAACATCTGGGAGAGTTCGGCGGTGAGGCGGGTCATTTTCTGGTCGAAGGGTTCGTCGTCCTGGGCGGTTTCCTCGATGCCTACATAGCGGCCGGGGGTAAGGATGTAGTCCTGGGCGGAGATGTCCTTGGTTTCCACTACGGCGCAGAAGCCTTTTTCGTCCTGGAGTTTTCCTTTCTGGAACTGTTCGAAGGTGTCAGAGAGTTTCTGAATGTCTTCTTCGCTGAGGTCGCGGTGCTTGCGGTCCACCATGTGGCCCATGTTGCGGGCGTCCACGAAGAGTGTCTTGCCTTTCTGCTTTTTGCCGCGGGTAATGAACCAGAGGGTCACGGGGATGGTGACGCTGTAGAAGAGCTGGGTGGGCATGGCCACGATGCCTTCCACGAGGTCGGCCTCGATGATGCGCTTGCGGATGTCGCCTTCGCCACCGGTCTGCGAGCTGAGGGCTCCGTTTGCAAGGACCAGGCCGATTTTTCCGCCGGGCGCCAGGTGGTAGATCATGTGTTCGATCCAGGCGAAGTTGGCGTTGCCTGCAGGGGGCAGGCCGTATTGCCAGCGGACGTCGTTCTGCAGCTGTTCCTGGCCCCAGTTCTTGAGATTGAAGGGCGGGTTGGCCATGATGAAGTCGAAGCGTTCGTTGGCGTGGAGGTCGTGGAAGAAGGTGTCTTCGTGGTGTTCGCCGAAGTTTGCGTCGATGCCACGGATTGCCATGTTCATCTTGGCCATTTTCCAGGTGTCGGCGTTGGCTTCCTGACCGAATACGCTGATGTTATTGCGGTTGCCGCTGTGGGCCTGTATGAACTTGACGCTCTGTACGAACATGCCGCCGGAACCGCAGGCGGGGTCATAGACGCGCTTGCCTTCGGTGGGCTTGAGGATGTTCACGATGGTCTTTACGATGCTTGCGGGGGTGTAGAATTCACCGCCCTTGACGCCTTCGTAGCTTGCGAACTGGGCGATGCAATATTCGTAGGTGCGGCCCAGCAGATCCTTGCTTGCTTCGGTGTCGCTCATGTCCATGTTGCTGAACACATCCACCACGTTGCCGAGCACGCGCTTGTCCAAGTCGGGTGCGGCGTAGTTCTTGGGGAGAACGCCTTTCAGGTTCTTGTTTTCCTTTTCAACGGCGATCATGGCTTCATCTAGGACCTTGCCGATTTCGGGGGTGTGGGCTGCGGTAGAGATTCGGGGCCAACGGGCTTCTTCGGGCACAAAGAAGATATTCTCGGAGATATAGTAGTCTCTGTCGTTCTCGTCACCATCACCTTCTGC
Coding sequences within it:
- a CDS encoding RNA-directed DNA polymerase; this translates as MAKSKAKSVADKRYEKFCSIENLQLAWNRIYANSEDIGYKNLYRALFTYYDYDADENLKRLSERLKNRSYKPSKSFKFYKPKQSGLQRMFSLLDIEDLIVYQALANIIVPDFAKKREPLERTFIFSHLFNKEYKDNIFLFEKWKIGYQAYKNNIAKNFNAGLKITAHFDLAAYYDTIDHNSLLNSSFKEKDESGNTGIRKQLEECLERWSNKSDDSLKQHHHGIPQGPMSSAIFGELFLSPIDKFLEKNKITYSRYVDDFVIQGKTLEEVQKAIVLLEIKCKEYGLVPQVGKFEITESKSVEDAIGKAPSLSNQEKENVFSSPEETLSLVNKAFLKESFDSSKIRYILKVYQNSSILLDVVFQEFRNHYEFVEEFCIYLKRFIVSDIDLIYPFVKDQILKTVPYEFVEYELWMLLAEISENFDCSELGEYAVRQLKSCKSFAKFGIYTFLSTLNDNRFISYLSHETEVTMMLFAIPLINSNVVENEKFGDLLSYYARRSSEILKIVLSRHLYNLRLFRKISQEKLEECLVVLPKVDEVSYKTINFYLKEDFGIDSKIKWDDFLGDGYQQACALLYNAHITQKANLSRQVNLFNLPRNIL
- a CDS encoding restriction endonuclease subunit S, which encodes MSQVEWKEVRLGDVCIVLNGRAYSQPELLNSGKYKVLRVGNLVGGDKFYYSDMELEENKYCFDGDLLYAWACSFDSYIWKEGKTIFHYHIWKLLPKEDVLDKKFFYFYLKYVTPRLLGKTNGSVMQHITKDLFEKTELSLPPLEEQKRIAGILSSLDDKIELNNKINDNLEKQAQLLYSEMFIEEPDVPLGSVVITTSGGTPNRKESSFYTNGSICWVKSKELLGSFILDTEEKITEVALNKSAAKKIPANSVMIAMYGATVGEYGIISKEMTCNQAICALVENEKYPYTYLFMYTKMHKQELINMAVGSAQQNISQLIIKEMLVHSDLDKIQAYHAKTDSLFQEMKMIQEENQRLTILRDTLLPKLMSGESL
- a CDS encoding class I SAM-dependent DNA methyltransferase; amino-acid sequence: MARISKKASSENTVAIGFEQQIWNAACELWGHIPAAEYRKIFTGLIFLRYISAAFEKRYNELVAEGDGDENDRDYYISENIFFVPEEARWPRISTAAHTPEIGKVLDEAMIAVEKENKNLKGVLPKNYAAPDLDKRVLGNVVDVFSNMDMSDTEASKDLLGRTYEYCIAQFASYEGVKGGEFYTPASIVKTIVNILKPTEGKRVYDPACGSGGMFVQSVKFIQAHSGNRNNISVFGQEANADTWKMAKMNMAIRGIDANFGEHHEDTFFHDLHANERFDFIMANPPFNLKNWGQEQLQNDVRWQYGLPPAGNANFAWIEHMIYHLAPGGKIGLVLANGALSSQTGGEGDIRKRIIEADLVEGIVAMPTQLFYSVTIPVTLWFITRGKKQKGKTLFVDARNMGHMVDRKHRDLSEEDIQKLSDTFEQFQKGKLQDEKGFCAVVETKDISAQDYILTPGRYVGIEETAQDDEPFDQKMTRLTAELSQMFAKSHDLEKQIKKNLEGLGFKI